From the genome of Rhizobium oryzihabitans:
GGCGTGGGAGGAAGAGACGGTTGAGAAAATTATTCGCCGTTACGTGGGCCGAAATTCCGCCACGAAAGAAATGATCCGGCAGTTAAACGAGGCCAGAACGCGAACATAACTTGTAAAACTGGCTGTAAAACTGGCCTGTTTTTCGGGGGCAAAAAACGGCGGAAAGCCCTGAGAAATAAGGTGGAGCGGGTGAAGGGAATCGAACCCTCGTATTCAGCTTGGGAAGCTTCGAGAACAGCGAGGAAAATCAATGCGACGTGTCATTTCGTTTACCTCGTGTCAGGTAACGAGAGACACGCGTTTCAATGAAAATTCGGGAAAACAAATGAAGAAAATGACGATCGGCAGCGTGGTGATCTTAGGTCTTTTGTCGTCGGCACCGGCCCATTCTGGCCAAGGCGTTGCATGTGCATCGCTGGTAGTAATCGACGGCGACACCATCAAATGCGACGGCCAGAACATGCGACTGCTGGGCGGCGGGGTGCCGTTCAAGTCTGGCGTGGATGCGCCCGAAATGGGAAGCCGTGCCAAATGCGAGTTTGAACGGGATCTGGCGCTGAAGGCAAAGGCCAGGCTGAAAGAACTGCTGCTGGACGGCGTACCTCGTATCGAGGACAGCGGCGCGAGGGACCGGACGCAAAGCCGCCGACCGCTCGTCAACATCTATCTTCCTGATGGCCGGGAAGCTGGGCAGGTTCTTATGTCGGAAGGACTGGCGCGAGAATGGCGCCCAAAGCACCGCATTG
Proteins encoded in this window:
- a CDS encoding thermonuclease family protein yields the protein MKKMTIGSVVILGLLSSAPAHSGQGVACASLVVIDGDTIKCDGQNMRLLGGGVPFKSGVDAPEMGSRAKCEFERDLALKAKARLKELLLDGVPRIEDSGARDRTQSRRPLVNIYLPDGREAGQVLMSEGLAREWRPKHRIDWCN